The following DNA comes from Thalassomonas viridans.
GGATACGGCAGCAAATCCGCAAGAATTACTATTGTCGGCATTAAATGCATGTATGAGTGTGGGTTATGTCACCGGCGCCGCAATGAAAGGCATTACCTTAACTAAACTGGAAATTACTGCAAAAGGTACGTTAGACCTTAGAGGTTTTCTTGGTTTAGATGCCAATGTCAAAGCCGGTTACGACTCACTTGAGTACGAAGTTACGATCGAAGGCGACGGTAGCAAAGCGCAGTTTGAAGAGATCCATCAGAACGTACTGAAAACCTCTCCCAACCGTTTCAATATTGCCATGCCGGTTCGTCTGGAAGGCAAATTAACGGTTTTATAAATAGCCTGTAAGGAGCCACCTATGATTCACACGACAGTTTACTGGCAGGAACTTTATGCCAAAAGCCAAAGCCTGGTGTTAGCGCAAAAACCATCACTCGACCTCGTGTTCAATCATGATCTGGAGTTGCCGGCAAGCATTCAAATCCGTGGAGCCCGGTGGCAGCCCTTTCCGGCCAAAGGGGTAAAAAGGCTGCTTTTGGAAAGAATCGGTGGCGAACAAGTTAGCCGGGCAACAAGCATAGTGTCCTATGAACCCGGCAGCTACTTTGAGTCTCATGTCCACCCCAAAGGGGAGGAGTTTCTGGTGCTTTCCGGCACGTTTTCGGATGAAGATGGCGACTACCCCGCCGGAACCTATGTCAGGAATCCCCCGGGATCCAGCCATAAACCCTATAGTAAGGATGGTTGCATGATTTTTGTTAAGCTTCAACAGTTTAAGCTGACGGATAACGAACGTGTCGTCATCAACCTGAATGAGACAAGGCCGGATGAATCAAGCCGTCAATACACCTTCCAGACATTGTTTAAAGGTTATGAGCAGGTCGGCATTGTCAGTGCCAAAGAAGATTTTATCCTGCCCGAAGCATGGACGGCATTGGGCGCGGAATTGCTGGTGCTGGACGGTAAGTTAACGGACGGCAGGCAAATTCACCATACCGGAAGCTGGCAGCGTTTGCCCGCCGACACTCCGGCAAAATTGACGGCATTGCAGGGCTCTACTTTTTATCTTAAGTCCGGACACCTTAAAGAGGCATGGTAAACACTTAAATATGCAAAGTGCCGGCAGGGATAAAACCGGTACCGGAGATTTTTCATTGAACAACAAATTCACTATTATTATCGGCGGCGGCTTGTCGGGACTTTACGCGGCCAAAGCGCTGGAGCAGAGAAATGAGGCCTTTGTCTTGCTTGAAGCCAAAGCAAGTTTTGGCGGCAGGATAATCGGTAAACCTTCACTGACCAACCCAGATCTTGCTTTTGACCTCGGGCCGACCTGGTTTTGGCCTCATCAAAGCAAAATGCAGTCATTGTTAACCGAACTGAATATCGAATGGTTCGAGCAATACACTGCCGGAGATGTCCTGTACCAGACGGACGCACAGACCGCCCCCCACAGGACTTACGGAGCCGGTACTATGCCTGCTTACCGGGTAAAAGGCGGTATGAGCAAGATTATCGATAAATTGCTGGCAAAAATTCCTTCGGCTAAATTAAAGGCCGGTCACAGCGTGCATAAAATTACCCGAAACGGTAACCGCTGGCAGGTGTATGCGAAAACTCCTGATACAGAAAACTTGATGATTGAAGGCACTAAATTGATGGTCGCCTTGCCGCCACGCATTCTGGTTAAGTATCTAACCCCCGAAAACTGGCTAAGCCAGGGGGTTGTAGAGAGGCTGAAGAACGAGCAGACCTGGATGTCGGCACAGGCCAAGTTTATCGCACTTTACAAGGACCCTTTCTGGCGCAAAGCGGGCCTTTCCGGCCAGGTATACAGCAGGGTAGGGCCTATGGTTGAGATCCATGATGCTTGCGGCGATATAAACGATAATCCTGCCATTTTTGGCTTTATCGGCATTCCCGCAACACAAAGGGTAGGGATTTCCCATAAGCAGATGAAACAGGCTTGCCTGCAGCAGCTGATCCAGGTATTCGGCCCTCAGGCGACGGATATCGAAGCCGCTTATTTAATGGACTGGTCCATGGATGAATATGTGGCAACAGCCAAAGACTTGTCGGAGCAACCCAGGCATGCCCGTTATCTTATAGACAAATTAAAAAATGAATTAACGGCAGTAAATGCTTATCTCATCGGCAGTGAATTCGGCCAAACGGATGCCGGCTATCTTGAGGGGGCCTTGTCTGCTGTGGATAGCTCAATAGCCATCTGCTTTCCTGGAATTTCTAACTGATTTTTGACACTGAAATTGCCGGGGTAATATTATAGCTCTAAACCTTATAGCATCAGAAAATAAAGGGCAGATTATCCCGGGGAGGCATATATGGATAACACAACGTCATACTGGCAAGAGCTGTACAGCAAGAGCCAGGAGCTGGCATTACCGCAGCAGGCCTGTACCGAACTTGTGCTTAACCATGATCTCGGACTGCCGGCAGAGGTGCAAACCTGCAATGCCGACTGGCAACCTTCGCCCGCCAAAGGAGTGAAAAGGCTATTATTGGAAAGAATGGGCGGTGAAAAAGCCACCCGGGCGACCAGCATAGTCTCTTATGCCCCCGGCAGCTATTTTGAACCTCATGCACACCCCAAAGGAGAGGAGTTTCTGGTACTTTCGGGAACATTTTCTGATGAGTACGGCGACTATCCCGCCGGAACCTATGTCAGAAATCCTCCCGGAACCAGGCATAAGCCCTATAGTAAGGACGGCTGCATGATCTTTGTTAAACTTCAGCAATTTAGGATGACTGACAATGAGCGTGTCGTGATAAAGCTTAATGAAAAAAGGCCGGATGAGGCGAAACTTCATTACAACCTGAAAACCTTATTTAAAGACTATGAACGTGTTGAAATTGTTAATGTTAAAGAAAATTGCACTTTGCCCGAGGCATGGATGACCTTAGGAGCTGAGATCTTGATTTTGGCCGGCAGCATAAGTGATGGCAATCAGGTTTTCACTACCGGAAGCTGGCTCCGTTTACCCGTTAATACACCGGCAAAACTAACGGCATTGAAAAATGCGACTTTTTACCTGAAATTCGGCCACCTTGGGGATGAATTATAAAGCACGGATATTTTGCATCGGAACAAAAAAGTTTCCGGTTAACATAAGCTGGCTTTGAGCCGTTTTGATATATGTCTTATTCTGACCATCCGCCCATCATCTAAAAATACAGTCTTATATCAATACACTATTTTTGTTACTATTTAAGGTAACCGAAAGAGATAAAGTGATTATTTAACAATGGAAATAGAGGTTATCGCAAAAGCTTTAAAAGAGTTGGGGCACCCGAAAAGATTGTCTATTTTTAAAAGGCTGGTGAAATGCGGCTTTCAAGGCTTAACGGTAGGGCAGCTGCAAAAGGAGCTGAACATTCCGGGCTCTACTTTATCCCATCATATTTCAAGTCTGGTTTCTGCTGATTTAGTAAAACAAAGAAGGGAAGGCACTACCTTATATTGCGTTGCTAATTATAAACAGCTCACTCAAGTGACGTCATTTTTGCAGGAAGAATGTTGTTTTGACGATGAGTTATCTGAAGAGCAGCATTCGTTATCTTAATTCCAAGTGAAGTGGCATTGTTTAAGTGGATGAAAGTTTTACCCTAACTTTTTGTTGATGATTCATGTCCCTGGTTGCTTATAATATCACTTAAGCCATTGAAAAAATTAATGTAAATTAGTTTTTCGTGTTCTCTAGTCACCTCCCTTAGTGTAGGTAAACTTCCTGACTATAACGCATGATAACTGTAATTATCATGCGTTATAAAAAACACCTGTTTTCTGCTGAAATACCACTGGTTTATCGGAGGGCGGTAGCCGGATTAGATTAAAATGCAGCGTTACCCGCTGTAGGCAAGGGGAGGGAATGTCAGAGTAGAAAGCAATAATTGCCTGGACTGAGCGTATGATCAAGCATTGCTTTACCTGTTTTGGCTTAGTTTCAATAGCCCGCTTCTTTCTGGTGCCGTACCGCCAGGATAACAGCCGTGTCACCAGCAAGCCGATACAATGCAAGATAACCGGTGCTACCGAAATCGATCAGCCACTCCCGAAAGGCCGGCTCCATATTTTCCACCGGTCGTCCAACTTCCGGCTGGTGAGCAAGAATTTTCACACCGGCCCGTATCGCCTTGACCGCTCGGCGGGCAGCAGCTGGATCTTTCGGCGCCAGGAAACGATAAATCCGTTGAACATCCGCCAGGGCTGGCGGAGACCAGATCAATTGTGACACTCAGGTACTCCGTCATCTTCACCGCCTTCAAGCTTGGCCAACCAGGCATCAGCCTCTTCCAGCGTTAGATGCAGTCCGTTATTCTGGTATGCTTCCCAGGCATTCAGGGCATCCTGTTTAAATGCTTCCCGCTTTTCCTCCCGCTCCACATAATCCCGGATCGCTTCACGCATGATCCAGTGAGCAGATCTATGCCGTAGCTCGGCCAGGTGCTGGATCCGGCTTTTCAGATCGTCGTCGAGTTTTATTGATGTTGCCATGTTGTCACCCGTGGTATTAAAAGGTACTACCTTTAAATACCGTATCACAATCAGAGACAATTGTCGCATAGCTTTACTTTAGGAGACAT
Coding sequences within:
- a CDS encoding OsmC family protein, translating into MLNNIDLNHLKQTAEAINNDPDKGFVSFAVNTRWAGQCRTQSRPKEMVIDGEVIPRNFLIESDEPEALLGKDTAANPQELLLSALNACMSVGYVTGAAMKGITLTKLEITAKGTLDLRGFLGLDANVKAGYDSLEYEVTIEGDGSKAQFEEIHQNVLKTSPNRFNIAMPVRLEGKLTVL
- a CDS encoding cupin domain-containing protein, translated to MDNTTSYWQELYSKSQELALPQQACTELVLNHDLGLPAEVQTCNADWQPSPAKGVKRLLLERMGGEKATRATSIVSYAPGSYFEPHAHPKGEEFLVLSGTFSDEYGDYPAGTYVRNPPGTRHKPYSKDGCMIFVKLQQFRMTDNERVVIKLNEKRPDEAKLHYNLKTLFKDYERVEIVNVKENCTLPEAWMTLGAEILILAGSISDGNQVFTTGSWLRLPVNTPAKLTALKNATFYLKFGHLGDEL
- a CDS encoding CopG family ribbon-helix-helix protein; protein product: MATSIKLDDDLKSRIQHLAELRHRSAHWIMREAIRDYVEREEKREAFKQDALNAWEAYQNNGLHLTLEEADAWLAKLEGGEDDGVPECHN
- a CDS encoding cupin domain-containing protein — encoded protein: MIHTTVYWQELYAKSQSLVLAQKPSLDLVFNHDLELPASIQIRGARWQPFPAKGVKRLLLERIGGEQVSRATSIVSYEPGSYFESHVHPKGEEFLVLSGTFSDEDGDYPAGTYVRNPPGSSHKPYSKDGCMIFVKLQQFKLTDNERVVINLNETRPDESSRQYTFQTLFKGYEQVGIVSAKEDFILPEAWTALGAELLVLDGKLTDGRQIHHTGSWQRLPADTPAKLTALQGSTFYLKSGHLKEAW
- a CDS encoding type II toxin-antitoxin system RelE/ParE family toxin; this encodes MSQLIWSPPALADVQRIYRFLAPKDPAAARRAVKAIRAGVKILAHQPEVGRPVENMEPAFREWLIDFGSTGYLALYRLAGDTAVILAVRHQKEAGY
- a CDS encoding flavin monoamine oxidase family protein, which encodes MQSAGRDKTGTGDFSLNNKFTIIIGGGLSGLYAAKALEQRNEAFVLLEAKASFGGRIIGKPSLTNPDLAFDLGPTWFWPHQSKMQSLLTELNIEWFEQYTAGDVLYQTDAQTAPHRTYGAGTMPAYRVKGGMSKIIDKLLAKIPSAKLKAGHSVHKITRNGNRWQVYAKTPDTENLMIEGTKLMVALPPRILVKYLTPENWLSQGVVERLKNEQTWMSAQAKFIALYKDPFWRKAGLSGQVYSRVGPMVEIHDACGDINDNPAIFGFIGIPATQRVGISHKQMKQACLQQLIQVFGPQATDIEAAYLMDWSMDEYVATAKDLSEQPRHARYLIDKLKNELTAVNAYLIGSEFGQTDAGYLEGALSAVDSSIAICFPGISN
- a CDS encoding ArsR/SmtB family transcription factor — its product is MEIEVIAKALKELGHPKRLSIFKRLVKCGFQGLTVGQLQKELNIPGSTLSHHISSLVSADLVKQRREGTTLYCVANYKQLTQVTSFLQEECCFDDELSEEQHSLS